From a single Lytechinus variegatus isolate NC3 chromosome 9, Lvar_3.0, whole genome shotgun sequence genomic region:
- the LOC121421479 gene encoding uncharacterized protein LOC121421479, whose amino-acid sequence MKMPPKKKRPLSINTKPGIARAHLEAEFSTLPPSKEDLRNGHVLNLYILSCKNRSETERRLSAQYLLSDVDGYSSDISISRVQGLCNRTLEKYKKLTNPKEFQVFSVICNESFIPPEKNTSNKHTPSPAAQVPQDHNSPSTSTDMKDSALSTSTETEIMDNPPSTSSTPSASVSSNKSSIPTRRSSKLLTSRKQKLKKRLLFMSSSRAELLALKETDLDSIRTEYPNLDYSKVDDLQDIIG is encoded by the exons atgaaGATGCCTCCGAAGAAGAAACGTCCGCTGAGTATAAATACCAAGCCAGGAATAGCGAGGGCTCACCTGGAAGCTGAATTCTCCACTTTGCCACCTTCAAAGGAAGACTTGCGTAATGGACATGTCCTTAATTTGTACATTCTGTCATGCAAAAATCGCTCAGAAACTGAGAGACGTTTGTCAGCACAATATCTGCTGTCTGATGTGGATGGATATTCCAGTGATATTTCCATTTCAAGGGTGCAGGGTCTTTGCAACAGAACTCTTGAGAAATACAAAAAACTTACCAATCCCAAGGAATTTCAAGTCTTTTCAGTAATATGTAACGAATCATTCATCCCACCAGAGAAGAACACAAGCAACAAACACACTCCATCACCTGCTGCTCAAGTTCCACAAGACCACAACTCTCCTTCAACATCAACCGACATGAAAGACAGTGCTCTTTCAAC atcaacagaaacagaaattatgGACAATCCACCTTCAACAAGTTCAACTCCATCAGCATCTGTATCATCAAATAAATCATCAATACCAACAAGAAGGAGCTCAAAGTTATTAACATCTAGAAAAcagaaacttaaaaaaagatTGCTCTTCATGTCATCATCAAGGGCAGAGCTTCTGGCTCTTAAAGAAACTGATCTTGACAGTATCCGCACAGAGTATCCAAACTTGGATTATTCCAAAGTGGATGACCTACAAGACATTATTGGTTGA